The sequence below is a genomic window from Sorangiineae bacterium MSr12523.
GCGGGTCGTGGGCGAATAGGCACCCGGAAGGTGATTTCCCTGTCCGCCGCCACCATAGTAAAAAATGGTATCGCCACCGTAGGTGTCACGCACGGCGGCCAGGCGCGCTGCGACTTCGCGAATGGCCGTGTCCCAATCGATGGGCTCGAAGGTGCCATCCGGACGCCGCCGGAGCGGCGTGGTCAGCCGATCGGGACCATGTTGATAATGGTCGAGGCGGTGAGCTTTTTCGCAGGCATATCCCTGGGAAACGGGATGCCGTTTGTCCCCGCGAAGACGGACGAGGTGCCGCCCATCCTCACCGCCCAGCTCGACTTCGAGCCCGCAATTGCATTCGCACAATATGCACGCTGTCTGTTTCCAGTCCGTGGTCGCGGCCATTTTCGGACTGTGGACAATTCGGTCCCTTCGTGCAACCATTTTTGGCCATGCGAACTCGTTTCGATGGAATGAACTGCTCAGTCGCCCAGGCGCTGGAGGTGCTCGGCGATTGGTGGACTCTTCTGATCGTGCGCGACGCATTCATGGGCATGCGCCGCTTCGGCGAGTTTCAAGAGAGTCTCGGCATATCGAAGAACATCCTCGCGCAGCGGCTGTCCCACCTCGTCGAGCGCGGCGTCCTCGAGCGGGTCGACGTGGGCGAGCACGGCACACACTACGAGTATGCGCTCACGCCCATGGGCAAAGACCTGGCGGTGGTGCTGACCGCCCTTCGTCAATGGTCCGATCGCTGGGTGCTCGGCCACGGCAACGAGCCGCTCTTGGTCTACGATCGCCGCACGGGCCGGCCCATTCCGCCACTCCGTATCTGCGGCGAGGATGGGCAGCCTTTGCGGGCACGCGATATGGAACTACGCCCCGGCCCGGGAATCACCGAGGAGACCTTGGCGCGTTATCGGGATCGTCTCTCGTCCGACAAGGGCTGAGTTTTTTGTCATAAGATGGGAGCATGCCCATCTCTCGAAACATAGCGGCACTGGCCGCG
It includes:
- a CDS encoding helix-turn-helix transcriptional regulator, translated to MRTRFDGMNCSVAQALEVLGDWWTLLIVRDAFMGMRRFGEFQESLGISKNILAQRLSHLVERGVLERVDVGEHGTHYEYALTPMGKDLAVVLTALRQWSDRWVLGHGNEPLLVYDRRTGRPIPPLRICGEDGQPLRARDMELRPGPGITEETLARYRDRLSSDKG